In Catenulispora sp. EB89, the DNA window GCTGCTGATTCCGTTGCTGCGCAGCGGCAGGATCAGGCATGTCGGCGTCTCGAACCACAACCTGAAGGAGATCGCTCTCGCCGATCAGATCCTCGGCGAGGCCGGCTTCCGTGTCGAGGCGGTCCAGAACCACTTCAGCCTTCTGTACCGGAGCTCCGAGCGTGCGGGCATTCTTGAGCACTGCCGCGAGCACGACGTGTGGTTCTTTGCCTACATGGTCCTCGAACAAGGGGCGCTGACCGGCAGGTACAGCGCGTCCCGTCCGCTGCCGGAGGGCAGCAGCCGGGCGGCCGTGTACAACGGCATCCTGCCCCAGCTCCAGGCCCTGACGGACCGGATGGGAGCGATCGGCGAAGGTCGGGGCGCGTCCGCCGCCGACGTCGCCACCGCCTGGGCCATCGCCAAGGGGAGCACCCCGATCATCGGGGTCACGAAGGCGGATCACCTCGACGGGCTGGTCCGTGCTCAGGGCCTCGCGCTCGCCGCCGAGGAGATCGCGGAGTTGGAGGCGCTGGCGGACGCCACTGACGTCGACACGCGCGGGAGTTGGGAGCACGACATGTAGCGGCAGCCGTCTAGCAGCAGCCGTCAAGCAGTAGCCGTCGGCGGACCGGCTACCGCGGCGCTGCACCGGCCCGTAGCAAGCGCGCGGCGAGCCCGTGCTGGGCCCCGGCGAGCGTGCGCGAAGCTGGCGCTGGGCCCGTGCTGGGCCGGCGCTGGGCCCCGGCGAGCGTGCGCCAAGCTGGCGCTGGGCGCTGGGCCCGCGCCGCGCTCCCGCCGAGCCGGCGCCTAGAAAGGCCGCTGCGGCCAGGGCGCGTCGGCCGGCCGCAGGTCGTCCAGGGCGTTCGTGGTGATCGCGGTGGTCAGCGCCAGCACGCCGGCCACAGTAAGCGGGTTGTGCAGCTCCCCGGCCAGGATCAGCTTGGTCACCTCGGAGCGGTCGGCCCACACGACGGCCATGTCGGCCTCCTCGTGCTCGCGCGCGAACTGCTCGCCGTCGGCCTCGCGCACGCCGCGCGCCAGGTAGACGCGGATCGCCTCGTCCGAGCCGCCGGGGGTGGTGAACAGGTCGACCAGCACGCGCCAGTCCTCGGCCTGCTGGTGCGTCTCCTCGTACAGCTCGCGCTGCGCCGCCTCCAGCGGGTTCTCGCCGGGGTGGTCCAGCAGCCCGGCGGGCAGCTCCCACAGCCGCCAGCCGACCGGGTGCCGGTACTGGCGCACCAGCAGCACGCGGTCCGCCTCGTCCAGCGCCACGACGCCGACCGCGCCGGGGTGCACGACGTAGTCGCGCTCGGCGACCTTGCCGTCCACCATCTCCACGGTGTCGGTCCGGATGGAGATCACATGCCCCCGGAACTTCTCCTCGGAGGCCAGGACCGGCCACTTCTCCGGTTCGTCGCGGATCTCCATCACGCTCCTGGGGCTGTGTGTGTCGCGGATTCGATGAGTGGACATCGATGATCGCCAGCCTATCGCGACGGCCCGTTCGGGGGCGGCGGGGACGACGAACGCCCCGGCGCGAACGCCGGGGCGCGGTGTCGTGCTCCCTGCCCGCGCCTCAGGCGCCGGCAGCCGTCTCGGCCAGCGCCTCACCGGCCGCGGTCGCCGCAGCGGTCGCGGCGGCGCTCGCGGCCGCGGCGGTCGCCACGCCCTTCGAGCGCTCGACCGCGGCCGCGATCAGGCCGGCGAACAGCGGGTGCGGCCGGGTCGGGCGCGAGCGCAGCTCGGGGTGCGCCTGCGTGCCGACCAGGAAGGGGTGCGTCTCGCGCGGGAGCTCGACGAACTCCACCAGGCGGCCGTCCGGAGAGGTGCCGGAGAAGACCAGGCCGGCCTCCTCCAGACGCGGGCGGTAGGCGTTGTTCACCTCGTAGCGGTGGCGGTGGCGCTCCTCGATGTAGGGGGCGCCGGCGTACAGGTCGCGCACGATCGTGCCCTCGCCGAGCTTGGCCGGGTACAGGCCCAGGCGCATGGTGCCGCCCAGGTCGCCCTGGCCGGCCACGATGTCGCGCTGGTCGGCCATGGTGGAGATGACCGGGTCCGGGGTGGCCTCGTCGAACTCCGCGGAGTTGGCCGCGGGGATGCCGGCCAGGTTGCGGGCGCCCTCGATCACGATGCACTGCAGGCCCAGGCACAGGCCCAGCAGCGGGATCAGGTTCTCGCGGGCGTACTTGACCGTGTTCACCTTGCCCTCGATGCCGCGCACGCCGAAGCCGCCGGGCACGCAGATCGCGTCCACGCCGGTCAGGTGCTTGGCCGCGCCCTCGTCGGTGGCGCACTCGTCGGAGGGGACCCATCGGATGTTCACCCGCGCGGAGTTGGCGAAGCCGCCGGCCCGCAGCGCCTCGCTCACCGACAGGTAGGCGTCCGGCAGGTCGATGTACTTGCCGACCAGGGCGACGGTCAGGTCGTGGTCCGGCTCGTGCACCCGGCGCAGCAGGTCGTCCCACTGCGTCCAGTCCACGTCGCGGAACGGCAGGTTCAGCCGGCGCACCACGTAGGCGTCCAGGCCCTCGGTGTGCAGGACCTTGGGGATGTCGTAGATCGACGGCGCGTCCACGGCCGCGGCCACGGCCTCCTCGTCCACGTCGCACATCAGCGAGATCTTGCGCTTGATGGCCTGGCTGATCGGCCGGTCGGCGCGGCACACGATGGCGTCCGGCTGGATGCCGATGCTGCGCAGCGAGGCCACCGAGTGCTGGGTCGGCTTGGTCTTCATCTCCCCCGACGGGCCGATGTAGGGCACCAGCGAGACGTGCAGGAAGAACACGTTCTCCCGGCCGACCTCGTGCCGGAGCTGGCGCGCGGCCTCCAGGAACGGCAGCGACTCGATGTCGCCGACGGTCCCGCCGACCTCGGTGATCACGATGTCGACCTCGTCGCCGCCCATGCGCCGGATCCGGGACTTGATCTCGTTGGTGATGTGCGGGATCACCTGGACGGTGTCGCCCAGGTACTCCCCGCGCCGCTCCTTGGCGATCACCGCGGAGTACACCTGGCCGGTGGTGACGTTGGCCGAACCGTGCAGGTCGGTGTCCAGGAAGCGCTCGTAGTGGCCGACGTCCAGGTCGGTCTCGGCGCCGTCGTCGGTGACGAACACCTCGCCGTGCTGGAACGGGTTCATCGTGCCCGGGTCGACGTTCAGGTAGGGGTCCAGCTTCTGCATGGTGACCCGCAGACCCCGGGCCTTGAGCAGGGCGCCCAGCGAGGAGGCGGTCAGGCC includes these proteins:
- a CDS encoding aldo/keto reductase: MTSKTLTAPAAALGTWAWGDSGEAGDGYFGSRLTASGLREVVDKAQSNGFTLWDTAAVYGMGHSETVLAQALKGYDRSEYQLSTKFTPQIAGDGDDPVADMLEQSLDRLGTDYVDLYWIHNPADVARWTPLLIPLLRSGRIRHVGVSNHNLKEIALADQILGEAGFRVEAVQNHFSLLYRSSERAGILEHCREHDVWFFAYMVLEQGALTGRYSASRPLPEGSSRAAVYNGILPQLQALTDRMGAIGEGRGASAADVATAWAIAKGSTPIIGVTKADHLDGLVRAQGLALAAEEIAELEALADATDVDTRGSWEHDM
- a CDS encoding NUDIX domain-containing protein → MEIRDEPEKWPVLASEEKFRGHVISIRTDTVEMVDGKVAERDYVVHPGAVGVVALDEADRVLLVRQYRHPVGWRLWELPAGLLDHPGENPLEAAQRELYEETHQQAEDWRVLVDLFTTPGGSDEAIRVYLARGVREADGEQFAREHEEADMAVVWADRSEVTKLILAGELHNPLTVAGVLALTTAITTNALDDLRPADAPWPQRPF
- a CDS encoding CTP synthase, which codes for MAHQTKHLFVTGGVASSLGKGLTASSLGALLKARGLRVTMQKLDPYLNVDPGTMNPFQHGEVFVTDDGAETDLDVGHYERFLDTDLHGSANVTTGQVYSAVIAKERRGEYLGDTVQVIPHITNEIKSRIRRMGGDEVDIVITEVGGTVGDIESLPFLEAARQLRHEVGRENVFFLHVSLVPYIGPSGEMKTKPTQHSVASLRSIGIQPDAIVCRADRPISQAIKRKISLMCDVDEEAVAAAVDAPSIYDIPKVLHTEGLDAYVVRRLNLPFRDVDWTQWDDLLRRVHEPDHDLTVALVGKYIDLPDAYLSVSEALRAGGFANSARVNIRWVPSDECATDEGAAKHLTGVDAICVPGGFGVRGIEGKVNTVKYARENLIPLLGLCLGLQCIVIEGARNLAGIPAANSAEFDEATPDPVISTMADQRDIVAGQGDLGGTMRLGLYPAKLGEGTIVRDLYAGAPYIEERHRHRYEVNNAYRPRLEEAGLVFSGTSPDGRLVEFVELPRETHPFLVGTQAHPELRSRPTRPHPLFAGLIAAAVERSKGVATAAAASAAATAAATAAGEALAETAAGA